The sequence GCGTATAAAGATTAAAAGTATTATTTAACGAATAATCTAAAATATGGtacattatatacaaaattatagtGTGTGTACAAGGAAGACTTGTTGTATATAAGAATTGTGCTATCTTTCAGCAATTAAATGTTTTTTTaagttgaataattttttaacttctaGAATGTAGTCTTTAAAGCACAACAGCAAACGAGAAATAACAAATCTATAACGAtccttttataaaatattaggtaTTTCAGATTATacctaatgaaattaaataatatttagtatTCACATATGTATAgtacatattaataaaataaaaagagctATTTTTTTAGTATCTTAAGTAGTAAAAAGCTCATCTACGTCTGACccaagaatatataatattatattggaattTCTTATAATATAGTAAACCTTTAAATATTATTGTCTCATAGAGACATagaatgtattttaaaaatgcatTAACTTCTATcatatctttatcttgataattTCAGCTTCACCCTTATCAACTTCTTATCATCAATAAACAATGATTTCAGGCGTTTGAATTTTTTCTCATTAGTTCTAAATCAGAATCCATCATATCCTTTACAAGACCCTAAAATAATACTTCTtaatactatatttatatttatatattattatatattattatatataaatataaatatttactatatttatggatatatttatatttattataaatattaccatcaagttttttaataattaaatacctCAAACGTAACAGTAGGTTTCCAGCCAATTTTTTCCTTCGCTTTATTAGCATCGCCCAAAAGTACATCCTGTACaagcaaatatttataattaatctaTAATGTTACAACGCTGTGTAGTTATTGTTATGTGTAATTAATACTTACGACTTCCGTCGGACGGAAATATTTAGGATTCACTTTAACCAATACTTGTCCTGTTTGTGCATCCTGTCCTATTTCGTTTATACCTTCACCTTCCCACTTAATAGTACGACCTACATATAAAAATGCTGCCTCCACAAATTCTCTAACACTATGCGTTTCTCCTGTTGCTATAACATAATCATCCGGAATTGGCTGTTGCAACATCAACCACATTGCCTGTAATGTATACAGATTTTAAAAaactttctaaatatttctagtattataaagaataatatatGTTTCTCTTACTTCAACATAATCTTTTGCATGTCCCCAATCTCGTTTAGCATCTAAATTTCCTAGTTCAAGAACATCTTGTAAACCTAACTGTATCTTCGCTATAGATCTAGTTACTTTTCTTGTAACAAAGTTCTCTCCTCTACGAGGACTTTCATGATTAAATAATATACCATTACATGCAAACATATTATATGCTTCTCTATAGTTTACCACAATCCAGAAGCTATATAATTTTGCGCAagctgaaatttttaatattcaaattaatgttattttgaaatatataatattaaacgtaagataatatttatatgtaatcaCCATACGGTGAACGAGGGTAAAATGGAGTTTTTTCATTTTGTGGTACTTGAGTTACTCTGCCATAAAGTTCAGATGTTGACGCATGGTAAAATTTTACAGATTTTTCAAGGCCACAAGTACGTATTGCATCTAATAATCTAACTGTTCCTACTGCATCTACTTCAGCAGTATATTCACTTACTTCAAAACTTacctataacataataatacattaccAAATAAACTCttataaataatcataaaatacaGTTTCAAAAATAGATGTGTACCATGACATGACTTTGAGCAGCAAGATTATAAATCTCTGTTGGTTGCACAGAACTAATCACTTTAACTAAACTACTGGAATCTGTCATATCACCATAATGAAGCTTCATTCTGCCTTGGCGGTGGCATTTTGGATCTGCATAAAGATGTTGAATTCGAGCAGTATTAAAAGAACTAGCTCTCCTAATTATACCATGTACATCATATCCTTTTTCTAATAAGAATTCAGCTAAATAGGAACCATCCTAGAAAGAAAACATAGTAatataacaaattgaaataatataatttccaaACAGAATACAAAAGATTAACACGTATCTATGAAAGATGGTGTTCTAtcacaatgaaatttcaagatgtttTATGGAACACGTGTAatagatacataaatattttctatgataAGTTCCAAATACAATCTTGAGCCACTATATATCAACAAAGTATGAAATGGTAACCTTACTTGTCCGGTAATACCAGTAATTAATGCAACGCGTCTTCTGCCGTCAGTTGCCATCTCGATGCACTATTAAAAACTTGTCTTATTCTTCTGTAATATCGTTCGATTTTGCCAACCTGTCCAAACGTTATCAAATACTGATAAGATAATTTGTTGCGTTCATTTATGTGCAATATATTCGGCTGCTAGCTTTAAACCTCACATTATAGATATCTACAGCAATACGGCTAATAGAATAGGTACGATAACCAATAGAAACTCAACACTCTGTTCGAAATTTTGTGTTTGTACAAGTGgagagaagaaagaataatatttaatttagaaCTAATAAAATTGTACTATTTGATTTAACAATTACATATCCCTCATTTACTCCAAATTAAACTATATTACTTTGCAGATGCTATAAATAATAACGAGATTATACTATATGCGAgaaaaatctattttattaacgaattttcAATGTTCCTACCTAATTCTTTTTAATATCCAACTAAGAACAGTATTTATTTGAacgtttcattatttaatagaaaatgatAAGAGTTACGAATCTTTTGAACAACTTAACGCGTATAATGCTAGAATTGCGCGCCTAGACATTTGTTAAACATAGTGGGGATaaaatttagccaattaacaaggtaataatataatatatatgtgtttTATAGTT comes from Bombus terrestris chromosome 7, iyBomTerr1.2, whole genome shotgun sequence and encodes:
- the LOC100647338 gene encoding GDP-mannose 4,6 dehydratase isoform X1, with the translated sequence MATDGRRRVALITGITGQDGSYLAEFLLEKGYDVHGIIRRASSFNTARIQHLYADPKCHRQGRMKLHYGDMTDSSSLVKVISSVQPTEIYNLAAQSHVMVSFEVSEYTAEVDAVGTVRLLDAIRTCGLEKSVKFYHASTSELYGRVTQVPQNEKTPFYPRSPYACAKLYSFWIVVNYREAYNMFACNGILFNHESPRRGENFVTRKVTRSIAKIQLGLQDVLELGNLDAKRDWGHAKDYVEAMWLMLQQPIPDDYVIATGETHSVREFVEAAFLYVGRTIKWEGEGINEIGQDAQTGQVLVKVNPKYFRPTEVDVLLGDANKAKEKIGWKPTVTFEGLVKDMMDSDLELMRKNSNA
- the LOC100647338 gene encoding GDP-mannose 4,6 dehydratase isoform X2 — encoded protein: MATDGRRRVALITGITGQDGSYLAEFLLEKGYDVHGIIRRASSFNTARIQHLYADPKCHRQGRMKLHYGDMTDSSSLVKVISSVQPTEIYNLAAQSHVMVSFEVSEYTAEVDAVGTVRLLDAIRTCGLEKSVKFYHASTSELYGRVTQVPQNEKTPFYPRSPYACAKLYSFWIVVNYREAYNMFACNGILFNHESPRRGENFVTRKVTRSIAKIQLGLQDVLELGNLDAKRDWGHAKDYVEAMWLMLQQPIPDDYVIATGETHSVREFVEAAFLYVGRTIKWEGEGINEIGQDAQTGQVLVKVNPKYFRPTEVDVLLGDANKAKEKIGWKPTVTFEVLNVV